AAAAAGAAGAACTGATCTTTTTGTCCTGCTAATAGTGAGCGTTTGTTTTTTTGTTCTGTGGTTTATTCACGGTTGTTCCACCAAGAACTTACTTCGGAACGAAAAAGTCGGCACGATATTTGTGCAGTCAGATACTGCGGGTGCGGATATATTTCTGGATAATGCTGCCACGGGCAAGCATACCCCTGACACCTTGTTCAATGTCAAGGCCGGAAGTCACCAGGTCAAGGTGCAAATGAGTGGGTATCTGTCTTCTCCTGTCTCAATTATCCTTGAGGTAAAGGAAGATAGCATAGTCTCCGCAAGCTTTACCTTGTTGAGCTTAAGCTACGGCTCTTTGCGAGTCAGCTCCAACGTTGACGGCGCTGATATAGTAGTTGATAATTTACCCACTGGTCAGAAAACGCCTTATCTGTTCTCTCACGATATCTCCACAGGTGCTCACCTCATATCCATTTTTAAAAATGGATATTCCAGCGATTCCCCTGCTAAGCAGTTGGTGAATATTTCTACGATTGACACCGCAAGCCTGGTTTTCAACTTATCTCCTGCTACTGTTGGACAGAGCGTGGGAAATATTACCCCGGATTTCAATCTGCAGGATGACTATGGGGAATATCTCAGATTCTATGCTTATCGCGGATACGTCTGCATTATCAACTTCTGGGCTTTATCCTGCTATTATTGTATGGTAGAGCTTCCTTATCTGCAACAGCTCTATTCCGAATACTCCTCGGACAGTCTCAAGCTTTTCGGAATCAATTATGAAGATAGTCTGGATGTAATCCAGCAGAAAAGAACCGAACTGGGACTTGGTTTTACCTTGCTCAAAGGTGCAGGAACAACCGCTAAAAGCGATTTCGGAATTATAGGGACACCGGTTACCATTATAATTGACCGCAGCGGAAAGATCTATTATTATAAATTAGGATTCACAGACCAGGCTGACAGAATCCAGCAGGAGATGACCATATTCAGACAAAAATTAAATGAGCTTTTTGGCAAGTAACTCTAATCTCCAGTCGATTGGCTGACATAAACACAGGGAGGAAAATGCGCAACCTTATTTTTAGATTTGGGATAATCCTTCTACTGTTCGTTATTCCTTCTTTAATTCAGAGTGATACAAAAATCTCCTCAGCCCCGAACTTTGTGGCAAAAGATTTAAGCGGCACCAAAGTGGAGTTGAAAGAGGTATTGAAGGGAGGCCCGGTTCTAATCAGTTTCTGGGCGACCTGGTGCAAACCCTGCATCAAGGAATTAGGCGAGCTACAAAAGGTCTATAAAAAATACCGGGAAAAGGGTTTTGAGATTCTGGCAGTGGACGTGGATGGTCCCCGCAGTATATCCAAGGTCAGGTCAATGGTCAAAGGACTGGGCTGGGATTTCCCTGTGCTTTGGGATGAGTCAAAGGACATCTACCGGAGCTACCAGGTTCTGGGTATACCTCACACGGTTTTGATCAATACCTCCGGTGAAATTGTATATACCCACACCACCTACCGCCCAGGGGATGAGGAGATAATAAAAAAGAAAATCGAGGAGTTGCTGAAGAAGCAACCTCTTCCGGAAGAAAAACAGGAAGAAAAAAGTGAGAAGTAGAATATTTCCTTGTCTGCCTGAATTACAAACGTCTTTCCTATCACCCTTTTTTCTCGCTCTGACATTTTTCATTTTCTTTTTTTCATTCTTTACTCTTTATTCTCCATTAGCCCAGGATTTTAAGTTCTCCGCCAGCAACCAGCTTGAATATTCCCTGGACAACAATCATAAAGACATATTCCACGACTGGTTTGATTTCATTGGTAAGTACGATATTTATGAAGCTGGATTAAGATACGAGGCTCACCAGCCGGATGATTTCGGGAACACTTTCCAGGAGTTTTCCTACAGATATTTCCAGGTCACGACAAAATCATTCCAGCTAATAGCAGGTAACTATTATGCCATGTTCGGGAGGGGATTGATCTTGCGTTCTTATGAGAATCGGGATTTGAGACTTGATAATAACCTGGATGGCATAAAAGGTAACTTGAACTCGGGCAGGTTTGACTTAACGGTTTTAGCCGGTTCTCCCAGGGATGGATACAAAAGGATAAATGACCCCCTGCAGGGAGCAGACGGGAAAATGGTCATCTCCAAATGGTTGACCATGGGAGGAAGCTTTGTCCAAACTGATATTACTAACTTTGGTTTTATCCGGCTCTTTGGGGGAAATGCAAGTTTTGTTTTCCCTCATTTGGATTTGTATGCAGAATATGTACGAAAGGATAACCCTTCAGGTGAGAACGTGGAGAAGGATGGAGAAGGAGTTTACCTGACATCCAGCTTTTATCAAACCGGTTTTGGACTGACTCTGGAATACAAAGATTACAAGAGACTTGATTTCACTAACGGAACACTGGTTTATAATAACCCTCCCTCCCTTACCAAAGAGCATCATTATACTTTGTTGAACCGAAATGCCTACATCTTGAATTTATATGATGAGAAAGGTATCCAGGCTCAGGCAGTCTTGACTCCTCAGGAAAAGCTTTCTTTTCTGACAAACTACAGTTACACCACAAATCACCAGAACAGGATGATTTTCTCGGATATCTATGGAGAGGCGGAATACGATTATAAGAGCTTAGCTACACTGAAGGGCGGTTTCTCCTATATGAAAAACAGACAGGAAGTCGGACTCCCCTATTTTCTGGCTCCGGTATTCGATTTTACCTATTATCTTTCAGGACAAAATAGTATCGCGTTTTCGCTTGAACATTTATGGACCAGCAAATACGATGGAAATCTAACCTATTACGACCAGATAATTTCCATAGATTTCGCTCATTCACCCAATATTTCCTTAACTTTGACTGATGAGAGAACTACTGAATGGAAAACCAGAGCCTGGTCCGGTAAAAAGAACTGGCTCATACTCTCTTTGGATCTGGCATTAGGTGAAAAGCACAACCTTACAATGAGCGTAGGCTCCAGGCGGGCAGGTAAGGTCTGTTCTGGTGGAATCTGCACTGACCGACCCGCTCTGGATGGGGGGGAAATAAAGCTTTTAAGCCGGTTTTAGTTCGTAGGTCAGGTGCTCTGCGCACCTGACAAATAAATAATTTCGAGCCTGCCCGGCCAAGGAGCACGTGCTCCTGACTTACTCTTA
This genomic interval from Candidatus Zixiibacteriota bacterium contains the following:
- a CDS encoding redoxin domain-containing protein → MRKRRTDLFVLLIVSVCFFVLWFIHGCSTKNLLRNEKVGTIFVQSDTAGADIFLDNAATGKHTPDTLFNVKAGSHQVKVQMSGYLSSPVSIILEVKEDSIVSASFTLLSLSYGSLRVSSNVDGADIVVDNLPTGQKTPYLFSHDISTGAHLISIFKNGYSSDSPAKQLVNISTIDTASLVFNLSPATVGQSVGNITPDFNLQDDYGEYLRFYAYRGYVCIINFWALSCYYCMVELPYLQQLYSEYSSDSLKLFGINYEDSLDVIQQKRTELGLGFTLLKGAGTTAKSDFGIIGTPVTIIIDRSGKIYYYKLGFTDQADRIQQEMTIFRQKLNELFGK
- a CDS encoding redoxin domain-containing protein, with the protein product MRNLIFRFGIILLLFVIPSLIQSDTKISSAPNFVAKDLSGTKVELKEVLKGGPVLISFWATWCKPCIKELGELQKVYKKYREKGFEILAVDVDGPRSISKVRSMVKGLGWDFPVLWDESKDIYRSYQVLGIPHTVLINTSGEIVYTHTTYRPGDEEIIKKKIEELLKKQPLPEEKQEEKSEK
- a CDS encoding DUF6029 family protein, with protein sequence MRSRIFPCLPELQTSFLSPFFLALTFFIFFFSFFTLYSPLAQDFKFSASNQLEYSLDNNHKDIFHDWFDFIGKYDIYEAGLRYEAHQPDDFGNTFQEFSYRYFQVTTKSFQLIAGNYYAMFGRGLILRSYENRDLRLDNNLDGIKGNLNSGRFDLTVLAGSPRDGYKRINDPLQGADGKMVISKWLTMGGSFVQTDITNFGFIRLFGGNASFVFPHLDLYAEYVRKDNPSGENVEKDGEGVYLTSSFYQTGFGLTLEYKDYKRLDFTNGTLVYNNPPSLTKEHHYTLLNRNAYILNLYDEKGIQAQAVLTPQEKLSFLTNYSYTTNHQNRMIFSDIYGEAEYDYKSLATLKGGFSYMKNRQEVGLPYFLAPVFDFTYYLSGQNSIAFSLEHLWTSKYDGNLTYYDQIISIDFAHSPNISLTLTDERTTEWKTRAWSGKKNWLILSLDLALGEKHNLTMSVGSRRAGKVCSGGICTDRPALDGGEIKLLSRF